gaaatgcagccagtattcttggcaccattccacgcgggcttgatttgtacagtaattagataagccgcagcagaaacaataaaagcatattacacaattgaagattatcttaatgataaaagagcgtggatttgacctgcagctcgttccagcaacgcacaagactgcaaatactattttatacatggcataatcttgtacctgtatcaaatatttgaaaagaacaaccgccgagtttcttgctggttcttctcggtaggaaaggcattccgaaccagtggtagatgcatccgacaattcgtaagtacttgtaaaagtttctacgaataaaaaagatttttatttatatatttatttatttatttaaacagctGAAAACCaagcaagtatgcctctcttatagagagttacatttttgtgccgtttgccgtggagaccctggggccatggagtcttagtgctaaaaaaaatttacgagacatttcacctaattttttgcgcaacggatcagcctggctgtccagcacggaaatgcagccagtattcttggtaccattccacgcggtcatgatttatatagtaattagataaggctaactatgttagttaaataagttttttttgtgtaatttatttggatttggctttttaaaaataaaacttacaaattacaaaaaaaaggctagttttaagttttattgtaatatttttattattaaaaaaaaattacaacaaaaaaacaaatctaaaaaaaacatcttattattaatattgtctCTGATCtgtaggtgattcgctaactcagtgtctaacaccataaatgatagccaccgaggttggttggttctacattgccgCTTCACTGGGtgttactaaatattttttcgtagaaaaccttcaacggattaaaaaaaccaagtgcgagtcaggctcgcgcaatgagggttccgtactacagtcgtattttttcgacattttgcaggataattccaaaactatgatacataaaaataaataaaaatctgtttaagaatgcacaggtgaagacctttcatatgataccccacttgatatagtcattcacttcgaaagttgaaaatactaattattagttcatgaccacaatttaattttttttgtgtaacctaaccctaaattcacggtttttagatttttccccaaatgtcagctataagatctaactacctgccaaatttcatgattctaggtcaacgggaagtaccctgtaggtttcttgacagacagacagacagacagacaacaaagtgatcctataagggttctgtttttccttttgaggtacggaaccctaaaaatgagctcagtggctatcattcagtggtagacactgagttagcgaatcaccccgggtctggtgggagacttcggctgTGGACTGCAGTTACCAGTAGTGATTTAGGGTTCCAGTTATACACCCCTAGGTTAGCCCgcacaggtgagattgcagtccatGAATTTAGTTCTTCACCGACAACGCCAAGTGGAAGTTTCACTGCAAATAATTTCATAGCATTTGCTCGAATACTCTAAATCGCTTCCCTTAATTAATAGGTCCACAGCATTTGCTCGAATACCTCTCGACTCGAATCTAAATCGCTTGcctattctttaaaataacttatttcAGTAGTTCTAGAActctagtacgcgacaggtcgagatggcgaggTATGAGAGGGGGGGAAGGGGGAacccccgcacagccgcacgtcatcTCTGCTATGACTGGGGTCCAGCGTGTATTAATAGAGGTCACTGACTGTGACTGTCAAACTACGGCAATCATCAACCCCCAACAGAAATCATTAACCCCTCTATCCCGAGATATTTTCAGGGCCCAGTCGTttgactgattttgatgaaatttggtaggtaaagAGAGCCTTCCTTCCTTCTGTGAAACAGTAATGTTCAAGAAGGAGGCCGCCGAGCGGGTTCGCGAGCGAGCTGATCCTGCACGAAGGCGGAGACATCAGGGTGGCGTTGTTCAACGACCTGATCCGTCTAATCAATAATCCCTGGCGCTAGGATTTCGAGGTCGTGAGTGGCTGCACTTTCTCCAGGATGTGTCCAacgggcgtcgcgcgagagaggcaccggcgtacgttctttaagagttcccggagcctctcaataacgcgctgaggagccaccgagggggttttagtgagtagaaatcccacataacccgattgggtatcttcagaagatttccccctcgaaacaaaaaaagaaatagGTAAAGAGAGCCTGTCTCAGTCGCATGCGATacccgggatcctgagacgcctTATTCCTGACACGGAATATGCCGCTGGATTTTTAGTGGGTATCCTGTGGCAGtgccagtgagtcccacatacctacCCGCTTTTGAGACAGGATCTAAGTGCATTTTTTCCAGCGAAAAAAGGTACAGAGAGTCTGGGGACGGACATAATAACTTTATGTCCCGGAAAAcaaaagagttcctatgggatttttaaaaatacaaacctaCCTGAATGAAGTCGTGGCCATCGTTTacttatttggtacagagatagtttgcatcctggaaacggacataagctacttttatcccggggaaTCAATAAGTTCGcgcgggatttcgaaaaacctaagtacttaggtatattatccaCGTGTACGACGGGTTAATAAATGCAGGCTTTCAGATTAAACTCAGAAACCAGTGATTTTAGATTAAAAGGCATAAGTAGGAAGTATAGGATAAGGAAGAAAATTGAggattaaaatattgtttattcttCTTCTACGACTCTTTGTTCTTACAGCTAAACATGGTTTATTAAATAATTGTATCTACTTATGtacaacaatataatattaaatttattaaaattatcctTTCAATACTTAAAAATACAAGTCTACTATCGATGTTTCTAGCAGGAGGTATCTAAAGTATCTTATTTGGAAATTGGAATCGATTGTGATTATTACTGATACGGACGGATGGTATAAAAatgacttattaaaaaaaaattcaatgtaCTTGTCCAACCTTGTTTAAACAGAATGGATAAGTAtgtaacagccgtactcagagtcgcttaatcgttacttaagattgagttaaacgagacagagctatatctctcacataaatctgtctcgttttaacgattagcgactctgagtgcggcagtaagTACGAATAAGAttctaaaatatgtacctacttataaactaCTTACAAGACTTATTTTATGTCCGTGTAAAATTTTATCGCGGTAGACATTTTTAAGCTTTGCAATCTTTTGAACCTGTTTCTTTAAAATTACATGTATCTTCTTAATTTCGTGGGATATCATGATTACGTAATACAGTAGGTATTCTTGATATTtcacaataataatagtttaatttttttcacaatcagttttaaataaatattcagcTGCTGACGTCACGTAGAAAAGAGCTCTGAgctatataatatgggtaagtaTGATAATATGGATGTATAATGTTCTTTCTTACAGCAAAATCTTGGCTGGCGAACCAATCGCATGTCGGAAAAGATAGCCAGGCTAGTaaatagatcgataaatcacccaATGCGCTGAATCAAGGTCAGAGTCCTTTATATGTGACGTCATATAAAACAGTTTGATAAAACTCATTAATAAAAATCGTATCCACCGTGGTGTCCGTAATCTTGGCCATATCCGCCGTGGCTACCATGGCCAAATCCGCCGTGGCTGCCGTGGCCGTACCCGCCATGTCCGTGGTCGTAGCCACCATGATGGCCACCGTAACCTTGATCATAATATCCGCCGTGCCCGTAACCGCTGCCGTAACCAAGTCCGTATCCTTGATCATAGCCGCCGTGACCTGATCATGAAATATCTAAGGTTAAGGTGCATTTAGTGTCTAGACCAAACAAACGAATACTCACTCTATCCCCCCCTCTGTCGAATCCACTTGTTTAAGAGGATTCGACAGATGGGGGATAGAAGATGAACAGAGACCTAACTTTGAATCTGTCTTAtgaaaagaaaagacacaattGGGATTTAAAGGAAGCATTTGCTCGTTTGGTCTAAATCGACCTTTACACAATTAAATCTGATGCTCTACTATTGTTAAGACTCTTACAATGCGTGAATCTGTCATTCACTTACCTAAACTTACAGCAGCCGCcgcctatttttttttgtgattaataacAGGGTTAATATTTGTGAGTAGGTTCGGTTCACCAAGACGTCCAAGTTTTTACCTAAATTGTTTTAgttaaaattctaaaaaaataaacatgtcGATTTGGTGGGGTGTCGAAATGGTCTGAATAACAGtatgttttttatttgaatattgaGATAATTGGATTTTATTATCAGTACTATAGCCTAGATCTAACGATAATTATCACAGAGAAAAACTTAGGCGTCTTGTTGAACCGAACCTACTCAAGAAGATTCACACTgttattaatcacaaaaaaattggcGGCGGCTGCTGGACTGTTAATTTTTTTCGTCAAAACTATGACCAATGTCATTAGTTAAAACTAGTGCTTGctagtacctatataggtatgtacttattGACTATTTTGCAGTTAAAAAAGTTAACTATTCGAAGgcactttgtaatttttttttaaaactttttatttcatgAATTAAACGCACCTGGGTAGGCAGCTGCTACAGCGATCAGCGCTAACACCACAAtctggaaaaaaaattgttttggaaTTCACTATAATCATCATTAATCCatccccggctcactacagctGACCACGGATctcatctcagaatgaaaaggatttggccttagtccaccacgctggccaactgtagattggcagactttaaaCACATTTGAGATCATAATGGACATAACACATattgcacataactccgaaaagttagagatgcgtgaccaggatcgaacccccgaaaaGGAGGCTGAAGTGACTTCTCAACCACCACGCTATCACCGTTTGTGCCGGATATTAGCtagcattaaatattttatttacgcacctctaacttttcggagttatatgcattttatgtaattaaatatcacttgctgtaacggtgaaggaaaacatcgtgacgaaacctgcaatgcctgagagttctccataatgttctcaaaggtgtgtgaagtctatcaagccgcacatggccagcgtggtagacatatggccaaaacccttctctctgagaggagactcgtgctctgcagtgagccggcgatgggtttatcatgatgaaatattttaagataacaatattatttttgtcgaTTTTTCCTGAGTTGCATGTAACACTTGAATGGATTTTTCGatagataaataattgtttaattttCCTCCTTAGAATACTTTTTCCTCGTtgttaaactaagtaggtagttttattaatggttacctacttaccatgaacttgtacataattatttattatttaggtactaaaCACGCGCGGTCAGTCTGTTAATCTCGCGAATAATGGCGATGTAGCCCTTCCGCAGCCTATATATTACGGCTTGGTGATGAGTTgtagctttttgacctcatgaCCGCAAAAGTTACTGTCATTATCTCATGTCAACGCTTATTCTTGAATAGGGTCTTGGCtgtggtaataaaataatgtgattttttgtataggggTACTTTATGGGGcgagaattaattattaaagagaataattaaaaaaaaacataatttataatcatttttaaaataattaattattaacgtcacgctgtatggaaagcgattaatgacgtcacaaggcgaaAACGACAAATGTTTTTCGATTttttacatacaaaatattttcgtgtagcgtgacgttcatgttaaaaagaaataaaaatcatgatttttaaaattattatctttaataatgaattctcaccccataaactaccactatacaaaaatctacgttattttattacaacagTCCAAAACCCTACTCGGTTTTTTGTGAAATGTCGCGATATGCCTAATTTTATTTGACTCACActtttcatgtacctaccttagACTTTTTAAAAGCTGTGTTTAACTTATCACCAGATATTGCAAAATATAACGTGAAATAAATACTTTATACCACCAAAGTTAGTAAATGATTACCAAAATTAAAACACCAATTTAATGTGAAATTACAAGCAAAAAATGTAACATATCTTATGCATATCTTGCTATCCTGTGAAAGCAAATGACTATctgaagtaggtatgtaaagcACAAATAGTTATTAAggactagctgaaccgccccggcttcgctcgggtggagtttagaaaattgagggggaggttgaattaaattttttctctccgtaggaaccatcctcgtacttcaaggaatattataaaaaaagaatatagcgaaatcggttcagctgttctcgagatttgcgatgagcaacacatttagtgattgatttttctatactctatactattatataaagaggtaatgtcgttaagtttgtttgtagggggtaatctttggaactactgaaccgattttaaaagttctttcaccagtagaaagctacattattcctgagtgacataggctatacgggatctttaaatacctaaatctacgcgggcaaagccgcggggatcagctagtatattataaaagagaAGATAGAAGATTACCAAACTTTGATGATTACAAAGATCTATGATTACAAGGACCGCGTTGAACACAGAGTAAGTGAATCAGCAGGCAGGTACCTGGTAACtttataactaactagcttatgctcgcaacttcgtccgcgtagactacacaaattttgaacccctatatGTCACACCCTTAAgggtttaattttaaaaaatcctttagcggatgcctacgtcataatagcttgaatttgagctgtgtgttgatcagccagtctgtcagtcagtcacctttttccttttatggtttctcatgagattagaaacattcccgctgcaaaaggcacATCTCTAacatcaaaaacataggactttcatataacctttcaagccccatttcacccccctaggggtGGATTTTCACAAAATCTTTTTTAGCTGATACTTACTTACCACTTACAGAGCTttccttccaaatttcaagttagcTATGATTAAaacttttatcccctattttaccaccctgaAGGAGGggtttttccaaaataaattatacctacaggtttttataatttaaagctGATAACCTAAATgccgattttcacgtctctaaatttaaaaacataaaactttCATACAATTtcccaacccccatttcacccctttaggggagGATTttatcaaaaccgtttcttagctgacacctccATTCTAGAAGGaatcttccaaatttcaagtttgtaggctttatagtttctgagattccGTGATGAGTCAGTcacttattttaagtttttattttaagggCGTTTCACAACCGCCAGATAAACCGATCGTGTTTAATTCATCCAAGACTTTatcttatataggtacttatataaaagaaaaagctgactaactgactatcaacgcacagctcaaacgactagctattatgacgtaggcatctcagaaaggatttttgaaaattcaatccctaacggcgattacgcactgctcgtccgtcatccgagttctatccgtcatccgtgagaataccagcgattatctacgacataattgtcataagctcccatacaaaacaaaaaggaacttATTTTCACGGACCAGGATCGGATGAGGGTGTAACCGCCGTAAGGGGGTaaataaggggttgaaatttgtgcagtccacgcaaacgaagtcgcgagcataagctagtctaattaATAAagacgttatgacagtttttgtattgggaatctgtcaaaatgttcTCTATTAATTAATTCTCTAGAATAAACGggccttaatttttttatttttaacagcgATTTGAGATAGTTATTTAAGATAATTTAATAGGCAAGGTAGTAAGTAGGAAGAGGAACAAAACTGAATAggtacgttttatttttacataatattgtttacTGTTCTTCTACGACTAAGTTCTTATAgctataataaaaaatgtttattaaatattatgtatagtacATAAGTATATGTTATACTTATGTACaaccataatatattttttttaaaatggcgGGTTAGGCGTAGCGtttcatattttgtaaaaattatttatagatcGATGTTTGTAACCAATAAAAATCTGTGGAtgtttaaataagtatgtacattgtacattgtgattttattattaattgggATTTTTTCATCTTAACCTTACAGATTTCAGGTTCACTGAAAACCCAATCGCGCGGCAAATAAGATATTATTTGGCCGTTGCGCCTCACTTTAGGTATATTCCTAACTAGATCGATAAATCATCCATTGCGGAGAATCAATGTCAGAGTTCTTTTCAATTGACGGAGACGGGCTTGTATTATAAAATTAGATAAAGCTATTTTGATCCGATCTACCGTGGTTTCTTTAATAATGTTCATGGCTATCTTCATGGCTGTCTTCATGGCTACCATGATGGCCATGATGGCTACCGTGATGGCCGTGGCCGCCGTGACTTCCGTGGCTGCCGTGGCTTCCGTGACTTCCGTGGCTGCCATGGCTACCGTGACCTCCGTGGCTTTCGTGGCCACCGTGGCTACCGTGGCCATATTGTTCATAACCGCCAAGTCCATGACCACCGTGCCCATATTCAGATCCACCGTGCCCGTAGCCATATTGTTCATGTCCACCGTAACCTGATAATGAAATATCTAGGGTTACAttaataatacataacataacttCGATACTAAAGCGTTATTCGTAGCTACTAACTAGTGTTACTAGTAGTAGACACTTCTAAGGCACTTCGTCgtcatcatcaatatcaaccgatagacgaccaCTACTAGACATAGATCTCCTGTAGGGACCTCCACACGACGTCTGAATCAAGCGGCTCCATACGACTACtttgatgtcgtttgtccacctAGCGGGAGTCGTCCAACTCTTTCCGGTGTGAAGTCGCCATTCTTGCActttgggacctcaacgtctacggcttatgtgtcctgcccattgccacttcagcttcgcaacccgttgagctatggcggataagtacttactttggttctacggatctcctcatttctgatttactCACTTAGGGCCGTAAGATCATTCGTAGTTTAAATCACGCGAGATAGTTTAATCTCCTGTGTGTGTTAGAGTGCTTTCgatattttaaatatcaatacttaagtatttcaaatattttaaaactcaaCATACCACCTGGGTTGGCAGCTGCAACGGCGACCAGCGCTAACACCACGATctgaataaaaatgatttttgtaaatattttatttatttgaaattattgtgtacggtacattattttgtacctaattaaaaatataatatatatctacttttcaaatacagtaaaataatatttataaattatatgaaGTTATAAGACGAGtaggtatctgaataataaggtactaataaataaataaaaattgtaaaattggtaggtaaggtaggtacctatgcatttgacaattcaaaagtaagCACGGCACATACCTACgtaaaagtttgtttgaataaataaataacctttattaatgattttaagcttatttcgtggttaaaCGACACAATAATAATAGGCAACTGAGTCGAAACATTGACAcataaaatcatcaaattaatcgtggttaaaaatctttatatttctatttctattataggtatttataCAAGTTAAGTATATTAAGATTATAGTATTGTTGAATAATACTGTTGTATTTTATGGAAAGTTTGATTAAATTGTTTACTCACCGTGAACTTGTACAtatttatgtttgtttgtttaacaCGCGCGGTCACTTCGTTAATCTCGCGAATTATGGCGATGTACAACCCTCCCCcagcctttataatattataggccGGTGGTGAGCTGTATTTTGTCGAAGTCATGGCCGCAGGATTCTCAGTATCAATAAAAACATATCATGTTAACGCTAGTTCCTGCATTCGAATATTTTGTGAAATGTCCGGGTGTGCTAATTTTTTTAGCTCTTACTTTTCACGTAGGTCTACGTTTCTCTACTACAGGTTCTCCGCGTCGAGCCCAATAAGCGTCGCGCAAGGGGGCACCTATGTGTAAGAGATCTTCAGAGCCTTCCAATATGCGCTGCGGGTAGCCACTGAGAGGGTAAAAgtactttaagtaggtaaaagTCCTACATAACCCGATGTCTTTTCCAGGACGTTGGGTATCTTCAGAAGATTTCCCTCCCCCGTTAACAAAAAAGCTCTACGTACAGGAGCaacccattttttttaatttgaaaataatgTCTGTGTAGCGGTATGATAACAATTTTGTGTAATTGCACCAACTTTGTaaagttgaaagttgaaacccaGCTGGTTCAGTTACAGGAACTTGATACTGTGCCGTGCGTAGTTTCTGAACCCATAAAGTTACTAAGTAGGCACTAGAAAGTCTGAACCAAATGGCTATGTcatgacatacagacggactgTCAGATGTCAGACTGAGGAACTAACTGTAAGGGTTCTTTATTATACTGCGGAGCCTTAAAAAGGATTCGAttttaactatattaagtgTAAGTATGAGTCATAAAAAcaagtacttaagtaataaaaaatgttacgACAGAGCAATTTTATACAACCTTTATACTTGAATTCGGCACCTTTAAGCTCGATGTGTGTAATGTCATGTGAAACttgttatttaagtttttttatcgattacaagTCAGCCCATGCGATCTCATTTGGCGGTAAGATATAAGTATATCTTACCGCCAAAATGAGATCTAGGAgtatttctttataattttatttgataagtAGGCACTTGCTTTTATCTGCGCTTTAGTTCGGGGGTTTTAAGAAGTCGCGTTGGTAAGTATAGATATCTCAAAATCTTTAGTCAGTTTAAGAACTTACAAGTTTCAAGACCAAGTGGTCTGAGTGgtgacttttattatatttaatttggtctagaataatatttttttttattttttattttattaatatttttacttttgtagataactagatgatgaccgcgacttcgttcgcgtgaatttaggtttttaaaaatgccttgggaactctttaattttccgggataaaaagtagcctatgtccttccccgggatgcaagctgtctctgtactaaatttcgtcaaaatcggttgaacggctggaccgtgaaaagttagcagacagacagacacactttcgcatttataatattaagtatggattatgtatAGAAGATAGCTCTAATAAGTTGTAGGTAGAGCCAGATTATTATGTGGTAGAGTTAAGTTTTAGCTTTTCGATTTCCTATCAATAGTACTTTTCTGCATTGACTTGTAGTCTAATGCAGAAAATATGTAATTGTCTCATTTTTATTGTTTAGCAGTAACTCTAACTCATAGATATACTATACTAGTTTTTGTGTTTTCGTACGGTAAGTTGAAACAAGGGTCAGATTTTTGACAAGTTATGCAAATGTCGTCAAAAACTAGCCAATGCTTCATGCGTTGCAATTTACCTCTTTctatttccttttgagttacggaaccctaaaaatgttgacaaattaaaataaaattgtctcgtaggtaagtatttgaGTATGATTTTTTTGTTGTAGCTTTCCTATTGTTCTTAAagaataataaattagataggTACGTTTATTCCTAGCTGATCCGAGGAAACAcaacctatttttagggttccgtacaggaAGGGTGCCAttgggatcctattactaagcgtccgtctgtccgtcagtctgtctgtctgtcagcgggctatagatatctcatgaaccgtaataggttgagttgaaattttcacagtctGTGTATTCAATACAGATCAAAGGCATCATAATAAGAGTTTTCTGGTATGCAAATtcacttatagtacgcgacaggtcaagatggcaatcggagatgggacgccccgcacacccgcacaacctccAGCTAAAccggcgcgggcgagcgcgggtgacgtggtgcggggcgtcccctcacctcataccccgattgcgatacattaattatttattagtcacTGATTACCTATTCATTTCCTTAGTATTCCAAAACATCTAATTCATACGTACCTATATGAGTTATTGAgattaagttttaattaatcacataataatttatttgtcggttttccTTAATTCGGGTTTTATcgcttattatttacttaattaggaGTGGATAATGGAATTGAGTGTATCCGACCTCTCGTAACGACAGGTGGCCATGTATTTAGGTCTTAGGAATTAACATGCATTTTACGTAAAATAGTAGAATTATCtatcatatttttagggttccgtatttccagagaaaaaaaggGACACTTCTTCTTCAATctaggctggtttccgcacttaaacgtttccgtctgttgtgcgtgcctAAAAGGGACCCTTAAAGGGtctcttcgttgtctgtctgtcaagcaaGACCCATTAAGGAAACCAAAACCTACCCAATACTTGCCCAACGTCAAGTTGCAGCTATTTAGTTGTAGTAATGGGCAGGTAGCAACTAGCAACGTCCCATAGTACAAGAATAGGAacaatccgaaaactgtgaatgtGTGGTTATATCTTTCAAAAATGGTTTGGATGGAGTGGAATGGACGTAcgctaggtacctaataagaaAACATACATGATACAAATTCTCAAGTTTCTATTCTATCGGTTTGATTAGCCAATCAAttttgatttagtattttattattttcatcgaCATAGGACACATCACTGATTATTTTagcgttatttttttttagtaaattgTTACTTAGTAGATTTtattagattattatagatattagagctatgatagcctagtggttaggacgtccaccttctaatcggaggtcgggggttcgatcccgggcacgcacctcaacttttcagagctatgtgcgttttaattaattaaatatcacttgctttaacggtgaagaaaaacatcgtgaggaaacccgcatgcctgagagttctccataatgttctcaaaggtgtgtgaagtctaccaatccgcacatggccagcgtggtagactatggccaaaacccttctcactctgagaggagacccgtgctctgtagtgagccggtgttgataatgatgatgatgagattttATTAGCAGACAGACTTAAATCAAGTTTAGCAATCTCAGGTCATTACCATTcgatatgatattattatattatagtggcGTGAGGCgtcagttatttatttatttgtatctaTGGCT
Above is a window of Maniola hyperantus chromosome 20, iAphHyp1.2, whole genome shotgun sequence DNA encoding:
- the LOC117991661 gene encoding uncharacterized protein, with protein sequence MYKFMIVVLALIAVAAAYPGHGGYDQGYGLGYGSGYGHGGYYDQGYGGHHGGYDHGHGGYGHGSHGGFGHGSHGGYGQDYGHHGGYDFY
- the LOC138403731 gene encoding antifungal protein-like gives rise to the protein MYKFTIVVLALVAVAAANPGGYGGHEQYGYGHGGSEYGHGGHGLGGYEQYGHGSHGGHESHGGHGSHGSHGSHGSHGSHGSHGGHGHHGSHHGHHGSHEDSHEDSHEHY